In the Calditerricola satsumensis genome, one interval contains:
- a CDS encoding DEAD/DEAH box helicase: MADFAQLGISQEILDALADMGFEEPSPIQAACIPLVLDGRDVIGQAQTGTGKTAAFGIPIVERVTPAPHVQAIVLTPTRELAIQVAEEIGRIAKYKRGVRALPIYGGQSIEHQIRAMKKGVQIVIGTPGRVLDHLRRKTLRLDEVRFFVLDEADEMLDMGFIDDIEAILRLVPKDRQTLLFSATMPPEIRRLALQYMNRPETVAISRGTVAAPTVTQVYYRALESQKLDVLCRILDAEEVERGILFCRTKKGAAELAQALQTRGYSADALHGDLNQSQRNKVMDAFRSGELELLVATDVAARGIDVENVTHVINYDIPQDPESYVHRIGRTGRAGKTGMAITLVTPREMKQLQHIERVVKVSIEPREVPTVSELGDRQIQYWTAQLTAQLEKKDLDLYRAFVQQWVDDGGDLADLAAAALKLAFGPGEAEDEEYNFGDTGARDGMVRFFLNVGRSAGLGPREVADVIAEQAGIPARAIGRIDLFESFAFVEVPADVAPFVYEALRNARINGRRVNVEPAKPREGRTGENGARKTGKKGKRAQAPVG, from the coding sequence CCGTCGCCGATCCAGGCGGCGTGCATCCCCCTCGTTCTTGACGGCCGCGATGTGATCGGCCAGGCCCAGACGGGAACGGGGAAGACGGCGGCGTTCGGCATTCCCATCGTCGAACGGGTCACCCCCGCGCCGCACGTGCAGGCCATCGTGCTGACGCCGACGCGGGAGCTGGCCATCCAGGTGGCCGAGGAGATCGGCCGAATCGCCAAGTACAAGCGGGGCGTGCGCGCCCTGCCCATCTACGGCGGACAGTCGATTGAGCACCAGATCCGGGCGATGAAAAAAGGGGTGCAGATCGTCATCGGTACGCCGGGGCGCGTGCTCGACCATTTGCGCCGCAAGACGCTGCGCCTCGACGAGGTGCGCTTTTTCGTGCTCGATGAGGCCGACGAAATGCTCGACATGGGCTTCATCGACGACATTGAAGCCATCCTCCGCCTGGTGCCGAAGGACCGCCAGACGCTGCTCTTTTCGGCGACGATGCCGCCGGAAATTCGCCGCCTGGCCCTGCAGTACATGAACCGGCCGGAGACGGTGGCCATCTCCCGCGGCACGGTGGCCGCGCCGACGGTGACGCAGGTGTACTATCGCGCCCTGGAGAGCCAGAAGCTCGACGTGCTGTGCCGCATCCTGGACGCCGAGGAGGTCGAGCGCGGCATCCTCTTCTGCCGCACGAAGAAGGGCGCCGCCGAGCTGGCCCAGGCCCTGCAGACGCGCGGCTACAGCGCCGACGCGCTGCACGGCGACCTGAACCAATCGCAACGCAACAAGGTGATGGACGCCTTCCGCAGCGGGGAGCTGGAGCTGCTCGTTGCCACCGACGTGGCCGCCCGCGGCATCGACGTGGAGAACGTCACCCACGTGATCAACTACGACATCCCGCAAGATCCGGAAAGCTACGTGCACCGCATCGGGCGCACCGGACGGGCCGGCAAGACGGGGATGGCCATCACGCTCGTGACGCCGCGGGAGATGAAGCAGCTGCAACACATCGAGCGCGTGGTCAAGGTGTCGATCGAACCGCGCGAGGTGCCCACGGTCAGTGAGCTGGGCGACCGGCAGATCCAGTACTGGACGGCGCAACTGACGGCCCAGTTGGAGAAGAAGGACCTCGACCTCTATCGCGCCTTCGTGCAGCAGTGGGTGGACGACGGCGGTGACCTGGCCGACCTGGCCGCCGCCGCCCTGAAGCTGGCCTTCGGGCCGGGCGAGGCAGAGGACGAGGAGTACAACTTTGGCGACACCGGCGCCCGCGACGGCATGGTGCGCTTCTTCCTCAACGTCGGCCGTAGCGCCGGGCTCGGCCCGCGCGAGGTGGCCGATGTGATCGCCGAGCAGGCCGGCATCCCGGCGCGGGCGATTGGCCGGATCGACCTCTTCGAGTCCTTCGCCTTTGTCGAGGTGCCCGCCGACGTGGCGCCCTTCGTGTACGAGGCGCTGCGCAACGCGCGCATCAACGGGCGGCGGGTGAACGTGGAGCCGGCCAAGCCGCGTGAGGGTCGGACGGGCGAAAACGGGGCGCGCAAAACGGGGAAGAAGGGCAAGCGCGCGCAGGCGCCGGTGGGCTGA
- the recA gene encoding recombinase RecA: protein MSDRRAALEMALRQIEKQFGKGAIMRLGEAAQAQVSTVSSGILGLDIALGVGGYPRGRIIEVYGHESSGKTTVALHAIAEVQKIGGTAAFIDAEHALDPVYAQKVGVNIDELLLSQPDTGEQALEIAEALVRSGAVDIIVVDSVAALVPKAEIEGEMGDAHVGLQARLMSQALRKLAGAISKSRTIAIFINQIREKVGVLFGNPETTPGGRALKFYSSIRLEVRRTEAIKNGNEVVGNRARIKVVKNKVAPPFKQCDVDIMYGEGVSREASILDMAAELDIIQKSGAWYAFGDQRLGQGRENAKQFLKEHPEVADAIEQKIREYYKINPVKVSSAPVDEEPIDDVFALDME from the coding sequence GTGTCCGATCGACGTGCGGCCTTGGAGATGGCCCTGCGCCAGATCGAGAAGCAGTTTGGAAAAGGGGCCATCATGCGCCTTGGGGAAGCGGCGCAGGCACAGGTCTCCACGGTTTCCAGCGGCATTCTCGGGTTGGACATCGCCTTGGGGGTCGGCGGCTATCCGCGCGGGCGGATCATCGAGGTTTACGGCCACGAGTCGTCGGGGAAGACGACGGTCGCCCTCCACGCCATCGCCGAGGTCCAGAAGATCGGTGGCACGGCGGCGTTCATCGACGCCGAGCACGCCCTCGACCCGGTCTACGCGCAGAAGGTGGGCGTCAACATCGACGAGCTGCTCCTCTCTCAGCCCGACACCGGCGAACAGGCGCTGGAGATCGCCGAGGCGCTGGTCCGCAGCGGGGCCGTCGACATCATCGTCGTCGACTCGGTAGCCGCCCTCGTACCGAAGGCGGAAATCGAGGGCGAAATGGGCGACGCCCACGTCGGCCTGCAGGCCCGCCTCATGTCCCAGGCCCTGCGCAAACTGGCCGGCGCGATTTCCAAGTCGCGCACGATTGCCATCTTCATCAACCAAATCCGTGAAAAGGTTGGCGTGTTGTTTGGCAACCCCGAAACGACGCCCGGCGGCCGCGCCCTCAAGTTTTACAGCAGCATCCGCTTGGAAGTGCGCCGGACCGAGGCGATCAAAAACGGCAATGAAGTCGTCGGGAACCGCGCGCGCATCAAGGTGGTCAAGAACAAGGTGGCGCCGCCGTTCAAGCAGTGTGACGTCGACATCATGTACGGCGAAGGGGTCTCGCGGGAGGCGAGCATCCTCGACATGGCCGCGGAGCTGGACATCATCCAAAAGAGCGGGGCGTGGTATGCGTTTGGCGACCAGCGGCTCGGCCAGGGGCGCGAAAACGCCAAACAGTTTCTCAAGGAGCACCCGGAGGTGGCCGACGCCATCGAGCAGAAGATCCGGGAGTACTACAAGATCAACCCGGTCAAAGTGTCCAGCGCGCCGGTCGACGAGGAGCCGATCGACGACGTGTTCGCGCTGGATATGGAATGA
- a CDS encoding RecX family transcriptional regulator, whose product MDGVITAVEPQPGRPKRYNVYVDGELAFSVHEDVVVRLRLVKGRRLDPAACQAVLAEEEENRVLQRALRFLAVRARAEAEVRAYLLRCGYAAERIDAVLGRLREAGWLDDAAFARQWVEARRVSRPRGRRLLRQELLQRGVAAETVDAALAAWTEEDEREAAYALARRRLPRYRTPTGLDAAKLYRFLIGKGFAPGIAGDVVRRLAEEENA is encoded by the coding sequence ATGGACGGGGTGATTACGGCCGTTGAACCCCAGCCGGGGCGTCCCAAGCGGTACAACGTGTATGTGGACGGCGAGCTGGCCTTTTCCGTGCACGAAGACGTGGTGGTGCGCCTGCGCCTGGTGAAGGGCCGCCGCCTGGATCCCGCTGCCTGCCAGGCGGTGCTGGCGGAAGAGGAGGAAAACCGCGTCTTGCAGCGCGCCTTGCGCTTTTTGGCCGTGCGGGCGCGGGCGGAGGCGGAGGTGCGCGCCTACCTCCTGCGGTGCGGCTATGCGGCCGAGCGGATCGACGCCGTGTTGGGGCGCCTGCGCGAAGCGGGCTGGCTGGACGATGCCGCCTTTGCCCGCCAGTGGGTGGAGGCGCGCAGGGTCAGCCGTCCCCGGGGCCGGCGGCTTTTGCGCCAGGAACTGCTCCAGCGGGGCGTGGCGGCGGAGACGGTCGACGCGGCCTTGGCGGCGTGGACGGAGGAGGACGAGCGCGAGGCGGCCTACGCCCTGGCCCGCCGGCGCCTTCCGCGCTACCGCACGCCGACGGGGCTGGATGCCGCCAAGCTGTACCGCTTCCTGATCGGGAAAGGGTTTGCCCCGGGGATCGCGGGCGACGTGGTGCGGCGCCTCGCCGAGGAGGAAAACGCATGA
- a CDS encoding metallophosphoesterase family protein, with protein MKLLFVTDTHIRGTTPRNRRDNFPETLKAKLAEVMEIAAAHRVDAILHGGDVFDRPDLAPAVVRSFAAVLRDAPAPIYAVAGNHDVYGHNPETVGRTMLGLLDAFGTVRLLHPGEPVRLDVGGITVQLTGQPFHYDIDRRDAALDYRPPLPRNADVTVHLAHGMVTDKPLPGGVPYTLLDTLWGPDAPDVLLTGHYHAGFGARKREGKWIVNPGALSRVNNQLAEVRRMPQVAVLTLGAGIDVELIPLSCARPGEEVLDRHYVEQAAYREEKLNRFVQQVREAADFQTLELAQILDRLAGLTQVPDAVREEALRRLAAAQERLAKGEHAP; from the coding sequence ATGAAGCTGCTCTTTGTGACCGACACCCACATTCGCGGCACGACGCCGCGCAACCGGCGGGACAACTTTCCGGAGACGCTGAAGGCCAAGCTGGCCGAGGTGATGGAGATCGCCGCTGCCCACCGCGTCGACGCCATCCTCCACGGCGGCGATGTCTTCGACCGTCCCGACCTGGCCCCGGCGGTGGTGCGCAGCTTTGCCGCCGTGCTGCGCGACGCGCCGGCGCCCATCTACGCCGTAGCCGGCAACCACGACGTCTACGGCCACAACCCGGAGACGGTGGGCCGGACCATGCTCGGCCTCCTCGACGCCTTCGGGACGGTGCGCCTCCTGCACCCGGGTGAGCCGGTGCGCCTGGATGTGGGCGGCATCACCGTGCAGCTGACGGGCCAGCCGTTTCATTACGACATTGACCGCCGCGACGCCGCCCTCGACTACCGGCCGCCCCTTCCGCGCAACGCCGACGTCACCGTCCACCTCGCCCACGGCATGGTGACGGACAAGCCCCTCCCCGGCGGCGTGCCTTACACCCTCCTCGACACGCTGTGGGGGCCCGATGCGCCCGACGTGCTCCTGACCGGCCACTACCACGCCGGCTTTGGCGCCCGCAAGCGGGAGGGGAAGTGGATCGTCAACCCCGGGGCCTTGTCGCGCGTGAACAACCAGCTGGCCGAGGTGCGGCGCATGCCGCAGGTGGCCGTGCTCACCCTTGGCGCCGGGATCGACGTGGAATTGATCCCGCTCTCCTGCGCGCGCCCGGGCGAGGAGGTGCTCGACCGCCACTACGTGGAGCAGGCCGCCTACCGCGAAGAGAAGCTGAACCGTTTTGTCCAGCAGGTTCGTGAGGCGGCGGACTTTCAAACGCTGGAGCTGGCCCAGATTCTCGACCGCCTTGCCGGGCTGACCCAGGTGCCCGACGCCGTGCGCGAGGAGGCGCTGCGCCGCCTTGCCGCGGCCCAGGAGCGGCTGGCGAAAGGGGAGCATGCGCCGTGA